One window of Equus asinus isolate D_3611 breed Donkey chromosome 7, EquAss-T2T_v2, whole genome shotgun sequence genomic DNA carries:
- the VRTN gene encoding vertnin: MKSREQLVQQVLQELQEAVESEGLEGLVGAALEAKQVLSSFTLPTCREGGPGPQVLEVDPVALSLYPEDAPRNMLPLMCKGEGSLLFEAVSMLLWGDAGLSLELRARTVVEMLLHRHYYLQGMIDSKVMLQAVRYSLCSEESPEMTSLPSATLEAIFDADVKATCFPSSFSNVWHLYALASVLQRNIYSIYPMRNLKIRPYFNRVIRPRRCDHTPATLHIMWAGQPLTSHLFRHQYFAPVVGLEEVEAEGTTGPALAPSALAPLPPPAKTLELLNREPGLSYSHLCERYSVTKSTFYRWRRQSQEHRQKVATRFSAKHFLQDSFHRGGLVPLQQFLQRFPEISRSTYYAWKHELLGSGACQALAPKEALAMEELEKLPEEQVVEGLGCSSLAVSSPGMVLMQRAKLYLEHCISLNTLVPYRCFKRRFPGISRSTYYNWRRKALRRNPTFKPPPALPVAGSPQPTSIGEEALLPWKGEVGEGAAKAMGEGPPAPREFLPLRMPLSRWQRRLRRAARKQVLSGHLPFCRFRLRYPSLSPSAFWVWKSLARGWPRSLSKLQVQASTLGKAGVQEAGEKQEKEAGRNMTAAMTPPAGTPKVGASPGEDPGKAEGGPSREGVLPGAATAQGWPHSGSLSSRPAVAVAGGRDGQVLVMDMLTTTKFKAQAKLFLQKRFQSKSFPSYKEFSALFPFTARSTYYMWKRALYDGLTLVDG; encoded by the coding sequence ATGAAATCTCGGGAGCAGCTGGTGCAGCAGGTGCTGCAGGAGTTGCAAGAGGCAGTGGAGTCCGAGGGCCTGGAGGGTCTTGTGGGTGCTGCCCTCGAGGCCAAACAGGTCCTGTCTTCCTTCACCCTCCCCACCTGCCGGGAGGGGGGCCCCGGCCCCCAGGTGCTGGAGGTGGACCCTGTGGCCCTGAGCCTGTATCCAGAGGATGCTCCCCGGAACATGCTGCCGCTGATGTGCAAGGGCGAGGGCAGCTTGCTCTTTGAGGCGGTCAGCATGCTGCTGTGGGGTGACGCAGGCCTCAGCCTGGAGCTGCGGGCCCGGACTGTGGTGGAGATGCTGCTGCACAGACACTACTACCTCCAGGGCATGATTGACTCCAAGGTAATGCTGCAGGCCGTGCGCTATTCACTGTGTTCTGAGGAGTCCCCTGAGATGACCAGCCTGCCGTCTGCCACGCTGGAGGCCATCTTTGACGCGGATGTCAAAGCTACCTGCTTTCCTAGCAGCTTCTCCAATGTGTGGCACTTGTACGCCCTCGCCTCTGTCCTTCAGCGCAATATTTACTCCATCTACCCCATGCGCAACCTCAAGATCCGGCCCTACTTTAACCGTGTCATCCGGCCCCGCCGCTGTGACCACACACCTGCCACACTGCACATCATGTGGgctggccagcccctcaccagCCACCTCTTCCGCCACCAGTACTTTGCCCCtgtggtggggctggaggaggtggaggctgAAGGTACTACCGGCCCGGCCCTAGCTCCTTCAGCTCTGGCCCCACTGCCGCCACCGGCCAAGACCCTGGAGCTGCTCAACCGGGAGCCTGGCCTCAGCTACTCCCACCTCTGTGAGCGCTACAGTGTCACCAAGAGCACCTTCTACCGCTGGCGGCGGCAGTCCCAGGAGCACCGGCAGAAGGTGGCTACCCGCTTCTCGGCCAAGCACTTCCTGCAGGACAGTTTCCACCGTGGGGGCCTCGTGCCTCTGCAGCAGTTCCTCCAGAGGTTCCCTGAGATCTCGCGCTCAACCTATTACGCCTGGAAGCACGAGCTGCTGGGCTCTGGTGCTTGCCAGGCCCTTGCTCCCAAGGAGGCACTGGCGATGGAGGAGCTGGAGAAGCTGCCAGAGGAGCAGGTTGTCGAGGGGCTCGGATGCTCCTCACTGGCCGTGTCAAGCCCTGGAATGGTCTTAATGCAACGGGCCAAGTTGTACCTGGAGCACTGCATCTCCCTGAATACGCTGGTACCCTATCGCTGCTTCAAACGCAGGTTCCCTGGCATCTCCCGGTCCACCTACTACAATTGGCGCCGAAAGGCCCTCCGAAGGAACCCCACCTTCAAGCCGCCACCAGCCCTCCCAGTGGCTGGGAGTCCCCAGCCTACGTCTATTGGGGAGGAGGCCCTACTCCCTTGGAAGGGTGAGGTGGGAGAGGGGGCAGCGAAAGCAATGGGTGAGGGGCCACCTGCCCCCCGGGAGTTCCTGCCCCTGAGGATGCCCTTGTCCCGTTGGCAGAGGCGTCTGCGCAGGGCTGCCCGCAAGCAGGTGCTGAGTGGGCATCTTCCTTTCTGTCGCTTTCGCCTCCGCTACCCTAGCCTGTCACCCTCTGCCTTTTGGGTTTGGAAGAGTCTTGCCCGGGGCTGGCCCAGAAGCCTGTCCAAACTTCAGGTGCAGGCCTCCACTTTGGGCAAAGCAGGGGTGCAGGAGGCAGGggagaagcaggagaaagaagCTGGCAGGAACATGACAGCTGCCATGACCCCACCTGCAGGGACCCCAAAGGTGGGGGCTTCTCCAGGAGAGGATCCAgggaaggctgagggagggccTTCCAGAGAGGGGGTCCTGCCAGGGGCGGCcacagcccagggctggccccacagtggATCCCTGTCTAGCCGTCCTGCGGTGGCAGTGGCGGGTGGCCGGGACGGCCAAGTATTGGTGATGGACATGCTCACCACCACAAAGTTCAAGGCCCAGGCCAAGCTGTTCTTGCAGAAGCGCTTCCAGTCCAAGAGCTTCCCCTCCTACAAGGAGTTCAGTGCCCTCTTCCCCTTCACTGCCCGCTCCACCTACTACATGTGGAAGCGTGCCCTCTATGATGGCCTCACCCTGGTTGATGGCTGA